CAGGATGGCGCGCATCCCGTAGTAGCTGAACCGCTCCCACAGCTCGGTGCCGAAGAGCGTCATCAGTCCGAGCGGGTGCCCGAAGAATCGGTGGTCCTGCGACCGCGCCGACGGGGTGCTCGGCGTCGACCCGGTGGCGCTCGTCGCGCTCATGGGGGTGTCCTTCCGGTGGGGGGTGCGCTCGCCGCGGGTGGTCGGGCGAGAAGCCGCCTCCTATTGTCCCGCCGTCTCACGGAAGCGGCCGCCCCAAGGGTCCTATCGTCGCGCTTCTCACATGGTGTGCAGCGCCGAGCAGGGCGGACGTGCGAGCCATAAGATCGATGCCTGGTGTGCCGGGAAGCCTGGTCGGCGTTCTCTCGGAGACCCTCCGTGAGATCTGCGCTGCTTCCCGGAGGTCACATGACGCACGCCCCAGCACACGCCCCGTCACGCTTTCGCACGTGGATCTCGCGCGAGACGACGGGCGGCGCGCTCCTCATCGCCGCCGCCGCCGTCGCACTCGGGTGGGCGAACTCCCCGTGGCGCGACTCCTACGACGCCGTCTCGTCGACCGTCGTAGGCCCTGCCGCGTGGCACCTCGACCTGTCGCTCGCCGCGTGGGCCGCTGACGGCCTCCTGGCGGTCTTCTTCCTCACCGTCGGCCTCGAGCTCAAGCGTGAGATCGTCGTCGGCGCGCTCCGCGACCCGCGCAGCGCGGCCGTGCCCGTCGTGGCTGCCGTCGGCGGCATGGCTGTCCCCGCGCTCGTCTACCTCGCGGTGGTCCTCGGTGCGGGGAACGACGCCGCAACCGGCGGCTGGGCCATCCCGACGGCGACCGACATCGCGTTCGCGCTCGCCGTCCTGGCCGTGTTCGGTCGCGGCCTGCCCGTCGCGATCCGCACGTTCCTGCTGACGCTCGCGGTCGTCGACGACCTGCTTGCGATCATCGTGATCGCGGTCTTCTACACGGGCTCCGTGTCGCTCGGGGCGCTCGGTCTCGCGCTCCTGAGCGTCGTCGCGTTCGGCGCGCTCGCCCGGTCTCCGTACGCGCACCCGTGGCTGCTCGCGCCGCTCGGTGTCGCGGCGTGGGTCCTCATGCACGCCTCGGGCGTGCACGCGACGATTGCGGGTGTGCTGCTGGGCCTGACCGTCCCGGCGCGCGCCATGGACGGCGAGCCGGACGACCGTGCCCACCGGTACGAGCACGCGGTGCGCCCGTGGTCGACGGCGCTCGCGCTGCCGATCTTCGCGTTCTTCTCCGCTGGCGTCACGCTCGGCGGCGGCACCGACGGCGCTGCCGGGGCGTCCGCCGTCTTCCTCGCCGTCACGCTCGGTCTCGTCCTCGGGAAGGTCACGGGCGTCCTCGGAAGCGTGGCGCTCGTGACGCGGCTGAGCCGCCTGCGCCTGCCTGACGGCGTCGGCATGCGCGACCTCCTGCCGGTCGGCCTGCTCGCGGGGATCGGCTTCACCGTGTCCCTGCTCATCACCGAGCTCTCGTTCGACGACGACGCCATGACGGCGGCCGCCAAGGCCGCCGTCATGGCGGGTACGGCGATCTCGGCGGTCGCGGCGGCGCTGCTCCTCGTGTGGGACTCGCGCCGGGCACGAGGGACCGACATGAACGAGGACGGGATCCCTGACTCCCCCCAGCCCACGATCGCCGAGGCTGACGACCACGTCTGAGACGTGGCGGCCGCCGCGCGGGCGCGCTCCGCAGCTCGTCCCGCGCGGCGGCCGCGTCGGTCAGGCAGAGGCGCCGACGAGCGTCGGGTAGTCGGTGTACCCCTCGGCGGTGGCGCCGTAGAACGTCGCCGGGTCGGGCGTGTTCTCGGGAGCGCCCGTGGACCAGCGGGCGACGAGGTCCGGGTTGGCGATGAGCGGGCGACCGACGGCGACGGCGTCGGCGTACGCGAGAGCCGCGACGGCGTCCTCCCGCGTCGTCGGGACGGCGAAGCCCGTGTTGCCGATGAGCACACCGTCGAACCGGGAGCGCAGTCCCTGGACGAGCTCGCCGCCGACGTCGTGGTGCAGGACGCTCAGGTAGGCGAGGCCGAGCCCGCCGATGCCGTCGAGGAGCGCGCCGTAGGTGGCGCGGACGTCGTCGGCGTCGGTCTCGAGGGCGCCCTGGATGTTGTGCTCGGGCGAGATGCGGATGCCGGTGCGGCCAGCGCCGATCGCCTCGGCGACGGCCTGGGTCACCTCGACGACAAAGCGCGCGCGGTTCTCGGGGCTGCCGCCGTACTGGTCGTCGCGGACGTTCGAGGCGGGCGAGAGGAACTCGTGCAGCAGGTAGCCGTTAGCGGAGTGGATCTCGACGCCGTCGAACCCGGCGCGGATCGCGTTGCGCGCGCCCGCGACCATCGCGGCCTTGGTCGTCTCGATCTCCTCGAGCGTCAGGGCGTGCGGGACAGGGAACGGCTGCTTGCCCTTGGGGGTGCGGGCCTCGCCGTCGATCGCGACGGCGCTCGGGCCGACGACGCGGCTCGTGCCGTTGATCTCCGTGTGGCTCACGCGGCCGGAGTGCATGAGCTGCATGAAGATGAGCCCGCCCTCGGCGTGGACGGCGTCGGTGACCTTGCGCCACGCGGCGACCTGCTCGTCGGTCTCGATGCCGGGCTGGCCGGGGAACGCCTTCGACTCCTGCAGCGGATAGGTGCCCTCGGAGACGATCAGGCCGACGCTCGCGCGCTGGCGGTAGTACTCGACGGCGAGCTCGCCGTGGACGCCCCGCTCGTCAGCGCGCGTGCGCGTGAGCGGAGCCATGGTGATGCGGTTCGCGAGCGTGAAGTCCCCGATGGTGATCGGGGCGAACAGGTCGGCGGGTGCATCGGTGCGCGCGGAAGTAGTCATGCGCGGCGCAACCCCGTGGGCACCCCCAGACATTCCGTCCCACGCCCCTGACAGGCCCCTTTGTGGCGAGGGTCACGACGCGCGCTGGCCCCGACCCGCAGCGCAGGGCGCGCCCATCGCCGCCTTGGTGACGATGGGCGCGCCCCAGCAATGGGCCGGCGGGCGGTCAGTTCCGCAGGAAGAGCACGATCAGCGTGATCACGACGGCGAGCGCCGCCAGGATCGCGAGCGTCACCTTGACCGGCGAGTAGGGGCGCTTGCCGATGACCTCACCGGTGGTCGCGTTGACCATGACCTGCCACTGCTTGCCCGCGTACATGTACGTCATGATCCAGACGGGCAGCAGCAGGAGCGTGAACATGACGTTGGCGTAGGCGGTCTGCAGCGAGTGGACCCGCTGCTCGTCGCCGCCGATGTCCTTCTCGACATCCTTGCGGATCGGGCCGGCCATCTTCTGCTTGGCCTTCTCGAGGCCCGCGGCCGGGTCGACGTCGTAGCTCACCGTCGAGTAGCCCGCGAGGTATCCGGGCTGGAACGGCACGATGCTCGCGGTGTCCCACGGCGTCAGGTCGTCGAGCTGCTTCTCCGAGAGGGTCGTCGTGCCGACGACGAGGACGTCGTCGAACCGGCGCTTCGTCGTGCCGCGCGCGCTGTACCAGCGCACCTCGCGGGTGCGCTCCTCGCCTTCGCCCTCCCAGTACTCCTCGCCGCGCTGGCCGGTGTAGTCGGTCGTGGTGTCGGCGTCGAACGCCCAGTGCGGGACGTACGTGCCGCGCAGCGCCTCCGTGCCGTTGACGTCCTTGAGCGCGTTCGGCGCGAGCCAGCGCGACTGCACCCACTTGACGACGGCGGCCTGCGCGGCCGAGCTGTCGAGCGCAAACGGCAGGACCCCCGACGGCGCGACCGTGCCCTCGACGGCGCTCACGGCGACGAGGTGCCCCGCGCAGAACTGGCAGCTGTCGGACAGGTTGGCGCTCTGCATCTGCGCGCCGCAGCCGTCGCAGCGCAGCGTCCGCAGGACGCTCGCGGCGACGGGGCTCTGGCCTGCGTTCTCGCGTGCCCACGCCTCGTACGCCTGCTCGACGACGTGCCCGGCGTCGGCGATCTCCACCTGGCTCATGCAGGTGCACCGCAGGTACGACGTGCCCGGCGCGTAGGCGAGCTGCGAGCCGCAGCTCGTGCAGCGCGTCGCCATGAGCTCGGCGATCGCAGGCTCTGGCGCAGGGCCCGTCGTCGTCGGGTCCTGGATCGGGTCGCTCACGGGTCAGGCTCCCGGGAGCGGCGGCGGCGTCGAGCCGAGGAGGTGGGACAGCGCCGGGACGTCACGGGCGGGCGTCCAGGCGGCCATGCCGTCCTGCCACACGAGGGTCTCGGCGGTGACCTTGCCGGCGAGCTGCGCGGCGGGGACGGGGCCCTGCTGCGCGCCCGCGGCGTCGGCGTAGTACCAGGGCGTGCCACCGGGCAGCGGCGGCGGAGCCGCGGGCGCGGTGGGCGTGCCGGGCGTCGTCGCGGCGGCGGCTGCGGCGCCCATCGACGCGGCCATCGCCTGACCCATCGCGAGCCCCATGCCCATGCCCATCCCCTCGCCGGAGCCGCCGGGGTTGTTCGCGGCGTCCTCGATCGCGTTGGCGGTCTGGAACTTCGTGTACTGGTCGAGGTTGCCGAGCACCGACATCTGGGTGCGCTTGTCGAGCGCCTCCTCGACCTCGGGCGGCAGGGAGATGTTCTCGATGACGAACTTCGTGATCGCGACGCCGTACTCCGCGAGGGAGGTCGTCAGCTCGCGCGCGAGCGTCGCGCCGAGCGTGTGCTGGCTCGCCGCGATGTCGAGCGCGGCGATGTTGGCGGCGCCGATGGCCGGGCCGAGGTGGGAGACGACGTTCTGGCGGAAGTACTCGCCGATCTCCTCGGTGCGGAAGTTCGGGTCGGTTCCGACGAGCTGGCGCAGCAGCGCGGACGGGTCGGTGACCTGGAGCGCGTACGTGCCGAAGCCGCGCAGGCGCACGACGCCGAACTCCGGGTCGCGCATCATGATGGGGTTCTGCGTGCCCCACTTGAAGTCGGTGAACTGGCGCGTGGAGACGAAGTAGACCTCGGCCTTGAACGGCGAGTTGAAGCCGTACTTCCAGCCCTTGAGGGTCGAGAGGATCGGGATGTTCTGGGTCTCGAGGGTGTACGTGCCGGGACCGAAGACGTCGGCGAGCTGGCCCTCGTTCTCGAAGACCGCGACCTGGCCCTCGCGGACGATGAGCTTGGCGCCGTTCTTGATCTCGTTGCCCTGGCGCGGGAAGCGCCACACGATCGTGTCGCGACTGTCATCGAGGAACTCGATGATATCGATGAGCTGTCCGCGCAGCTTCTCCATGAACGACATGTGATCTCCGTGTCTCTCCGTGGCGGCGTGCCTGGTCACCGCCGTGGCGGCCCTGCGCACGCCACAAGAACCGTACCGGGCGCTCGACGGCACGTCACCGAGCGTGGGGCTGAAACGGGCAGTCGCCGTGGGTGAAATGGCAGCTCCGGGACGGGCGTGGGCCCAGCGACACGGTGACCTGCGCGCGGAGAATGCAGAAGCCCGGCCCCACGATGTGGGACCGGGCTCCTGGTGGCGGTAGCGGTGGGATTTGAACCCACGGTGGACTTTCACCCACACACGCTTTCGAGGCGTGCTCCTTAGGCCGCTCGGACACGCTACCTCGCCGAGAAGCGTACCTTCCAAAGGGCCGATCGTCGAAATCGGCGCAGTTCCGGGCCCCTCGCAGGGCTCCGAGCCCGCTCGGGTCGGGACGACGGGTCACCCGGGTCGTTACCCCTCACCCGGACAAACCGCCCCAAAGAACCCTGCATGGTGGCGGGCCGCCGGTCCTAGCGTGTCCAGGTCGGCACGCTCGGCGGAGCGCACCACGTGCCGCAACGAGGGGAACGCACATGAGCAAGACCACGGCCGTAGGCCTGTGCAACACCGACGACATGAACGTCGTCCACGCGATGTTCCGCCACCTCCTGCAGCGGGCCGTCCCGCTCGTGGGGGAGATCCGCCCGGGCGACAGGGACCGGGCGGCGATCGTCGTCGCGCACGTCAGGGAGATCGCGCACGGCCTGCACGACCACCACTCCACGGAGGACACGCTCCTGTGGGACGACCTGGCGGCACGCGCTCCGGCGTGCGCGCTCCACGTCGATCTCATGCGGTCGCAGCACGCGACGGTCGCGCAACAGCTCGTCCGCCTCGAGGCTCCGCTCGCGGAGCTCGAGGCCACCGCGAGCGCGACCGCACGGGACGACGCCGCAGAGGCGCTCGACCAGGTTCGGGTGACGCTCGAGGAGCACCTGGGCGCCGAGGAGGAGCAGATCCGCGCGTGGGTCCGGACGACCTTCACGCAGGACGAGTGGGACGTCCTGGGCCAGGTGGCGCGGAGCAAGATCCCGAAGGAGCGGATGTTCGTCCAGCTCGGGCACATGATGGCGCCGATGTCCGACGACGAGGCTCGCGCGTGGGTGCGCGCGAACCTTCCGCTGCCGGCCCGGCTGATGTACCTGCTGGTCGGGCGCCGCCAGTACCTCGCCGAGCTGCGGACGCTGTACCCGGAGGGCGTGCCCGCCTGACGCGGCTGTTCTCGGGGAGCGGGCCGGGGTGCGCCGGCGGTCGTCATGTCCGGCGGCGCACGCCGGCCCTTGCCAGTGTGGTTGCCCGGGGTTCATGACTCGCTGGCGGGCGCCGATGGTTCGAAGGGGCGCCTGTGCGCCCTGGCTCGCCCGACCGGTCGCGCCGCACCACGAGAGAACGGGCACCATGACCCTCCCGACCTCCGTGCCCCGCCCTGGCGGGGCGCGCTCGCGCATCATCCTCGTACTGGGGGCAGCGTTCCTGTCCGCCTCGCTCGTCGCCGCGCCGACCGCGAGCGCGGGCGCCGTCCCGGCTGCGACGACGGCGGCCACGAACGTCACCGCCAGCACGACGCCGGACGTCGCCTACGCGGAGGCTGTCGCGGCGCGCAAGGCGCTCGACAAGTCGATCAAGTCGGCCAAGAAGAGCGTGACCGGCTCGAAGGCGAAGTTCCTGTCGAAGAAGGACCGTAAGGTCGTCTCGAAGGCGCTGCCGACGGCCACGAAGGCTCGTGCCAAGGCTGTGAAGCAGATCAGCAAGACGAGCGCGGCGTCGTCGCAGCGGGCCACCAAGGCCCTGACGAAGGCGCGCACCGTCCTGCTGAAGAAGACGAAGCGCCAGCGCTCTCTCGTCTCGTCGCGTTCCGCGGCGTACTCGAAGTTCTCGAAGGCGCTGACGGCGACGAAGAAGGCTCTCGCGGCCGAGAAGAAGCTCTCGAACGGCTCGAAGGCCAAGAAGCTGACGTCGGCGGAGAAGAAGTCGCTGAAGTCGCTGCGCTCGAAGGCGACGAAGGCTCGCACCGCTGCGCTCAAGAAGCGCAAGGCGACCAGCGCGACGGCGACCACCAAGGCTGCCAAGTCGCTGAGCGCCGCGGCGAAGGCTCTTCAGAAGAAGGTCGACTCCGTCAACAAGCGCCTGAAGCAGTCATCAACAACGAACAAGAACGTGGATGTATGGGGCGGGTTTCTGTGCACCCGCGGCTACTCGTACTACTCCTATGACCCGAAGCTCGGCTGGACGCTGACGGCCGCAATCAAGGACGCCAAGTCGCACCGCTGTGGAGTCTTCTACGAGTTCCGCCAGAACGGCAAGAAGATCCAGCTCTACTGACCCACCCCACGAACACCGCCCGGCTCACGCGAGCCGGGCGGTGTTTCTCCGCTGACAACAACACGCACCAGGAGCAGTACCCATGGCAACCGACACGACTGCCGCCGAGAACGGCTGCGCGTGCCGCGCGCGGGTCGCGCCCGCGCCAGGATGGGAGTCCGGTCACAACGTCTCCCGCGTCACGGCGCGCCCGGCGACGTCGTCGTAGCG
This genomic window from Flavimobilis soli contains:
- the nhaA gene encoding Na+/H+ antiporter NhaA, with amino-acid sequence MTHAPAHAPSRFRTWISRETTGGALLIAAAAVALGWANSPWRDSYDAVSSTVVGPAAWHLDLSLAAWAADGLLAVFFLTVGLELKREIVVGALRDPRSAAVPVVAAVGGMAVPALVYLAVVLGAGNDAATGGWAIPTATDIAFALAVLAVFGRGLPVAIRTFLLTLAVVDDLLAIIVIAVFYTGSVSLGALGLALLSVVAFGALARSPYAHPWLLAPLGVAAWVLMHASGVHATIAGVLLGLTVPARAMDGEPDDRAHRYEHAVRPWSTALALPIFAFFSAGVTLGGGTDGAAGASAVFLAVTLGLVLGKVTGVLGSVALVTRLSRLRLPDGVGMRDLLPVGLLAGIGFTVSLLITELSFDDDAMTAAAKAAVMAGTAISAVAAALLLVWDSRRARGTDMNEDGIPDSPQPTIAEADDHV
- a CDS encoding alkene reductase; translated protein: MTTSARTDAPADLFAPITIGDFTLANRITMAPLTRTRADERGVHGELAVEYYRQRASVGLIVSEGTYPLQESKAFPGQPGIETDEQVAAWRKVTDAVHAEGGLIFMQLMHSGRVSHTEINGTSRVVGPSAVAIDGEARTPKGKQPFPVPHALTLEEIETTKAAMVAGARNAIRAGFDGVEIHSANGYLLHEFLSPASNVRDDQYGGSPENRARFVVEVTQAVAEAIGAGRTGIRISPEHNIQGALETDADDVRATYGALLDGIGGLGLAYLSVLHHDVGGELVQGLRSRFDGVLIGNTGFAVPTTREDAVAALAYADAVAVGRPLIANPDLVARWSTGAPENTPDPATFYGATAEGYTDYPTLVGASA
- a CDS encoding SPFH domain-containing protein: MSFMEKLRGQLIDIIEFLDDSRDTIVWRFPRQGNEIKNGAKLIVREGQVAVFENEGQLADVFGPGTYTLETQNIPILSTLKGWKYGFNSPFKAEVYFVSTRQFTDFKWGTQNPIMMRDPEFGVVRLRGFGTYALQVTDPSALLRQLVGTDPNFRTEEIGEYFRQNVVSHLGPAIGAANIAALDIAASQHTLGATLARELTTSLAEYGVAITKFVIENISLPPEVEEALDKRTQMSVLGNLDQYTKFQTANAIEDAANNPGGSGEGMGMGMGLAMGQAMAASMGAAAAAATTPGTPTAPAAPPPLPGGTPWYYADAAGAQQGPVPAAQLAGKVTAETLVWQDGMAAWTPARDVPALSHLLGSTPPPLPGA
- a CDS encoding hemerythrin domain-containing protein; this translates as MSKTTAVGLCNTDDMNVVHAMFRHLLQRAVPLVGEIRPGDRDRAAIVVAHVREIAHGLHDHHSTEDTLLWDDLAARAPACALHVDLMRSQHATVAQQLVRLEAPLAELEATASATARDDAAEALDQVRVTLEEHLGAEEEQIRAWVRTTFTQDEWDVLGQVARSKIPKERMFVQLGHMMAPMSDDEARAWVRANLPLPARLMYLLVGRRQYLAELRTLYPEGVPA